Proteins co-encoded in one Sebastes fasciatus isolate fSebFas1 chromosome 11, fSebFas1.pri, whole genome shotgun sequence genomic window:
- the arl14 gene encoding ADP-ribosylation factor-like protein 14 — MGLRGSKQPDAQVLLLGLDNAGKSTLLYKLKHNICVGTVPTIGFNVEMFEARKNSKNIALTLWDVGGQRKMREHWMSFHQDAAMVVFVVDSSGRERLEEARRELEKTLRSEQLRGRPLVLIANKQDVNGALTVTELKDKLNLKKICSGRDWFVQPCSASTGVGVEEAFRRVVHMVK, encoded by the coding sequence ATGGGACTGCGAGGATCTAAACAACCAGATGCCCAAGTTCTCCTCCTGGGCCTGGACAACGCTGGGAAGTCGACTCTCCTCTACAAACTGAAGCACAACATTTGTGTAGGCACCGTGCCAACCATTGGCTTCAACGTGGAAATGTTCGAGGCGAGGAAGAACAGTAAGAACATCGCGTTGACTCTCTGGGATGTCGGTGGTCAGCGGAAGATGCGAGAGCACTGGATGAGTTTCCACCAGGATGCAGCGATGGTGGTGTTCGTGGTGGACAGCTCTGGTCGGGAGCGTCTGGAGGAGGCGCGCAGAGAGCTGGAGAAGACGCTGAGGAGCGAGCAGCTGCGAGGTCGTCCTCTGGTTCTCATCGCCAACAAACAGGACGTGAACGGAGCTCTGACCGTCACTGAGCTCAAGGACAAGCTGAACCTGAAGAAGATCTGCTCGGGTCGGGATTGGTTTGTTCAGCCTTGTTCCGCATCGACGGGAGTTGGAGTTGAAGAGGCCTTCAGACGAGTGGTGCACATggtcaaataa
- the ppm1la gene encoding protein phosphatase 1L, producing the protein MIGDTMTLLSLLGRIMRYFLLRPETLFLLCISLALWSYFFHTDEVKTIVKSSRDAVKMVKGKVAEMMQNDRLGGLSILDAEFSKTWQFKNNNVAVYSIQGRRDHMEDRFEVLTDISNKSHPSIFGIFDGHGGEAAADYVKAHLPDSLKQQLQAFEREKRESSNTYGSILEQRILNVDREMLDKLSANHDEAGTTCLVALLSDRELTVANVGDSRGVLCDKDGNAVALSHDHKPYQLKERKRIKRAGGFISFNGSWRVQGILAMSRSLGDYPLKNLNVVIPDPDIMTFDMDKLQPEFMILASDGLWDAFSNEEAVRFVRERLNEPHFGAKSIVLQSFYRGCPDNITVMVVKFKSGAGGSNKGGN; encoded by the exons ATGATAGGAGACACAATGACGCTCTTGTCTCTTCTGGGTCGGATCATGCGTTATTTTCTCCTCAGGCCGGAGACTTTGTTCCTGTTGTGCATCAGTCTGGCGCTGTGGAGCTACTTCTTCCACACCGACGAGGTGAAAACCATCGTCAAGTCCAGCCGGGATGCCGTGAAGATGGTGAAGGGGAAAGTGGCGGAGATGATGCAGAACGACCGGCTCGGAGGCCTCAGCATCCTGGACGCTGAGTTCTCCAAAACCTGGCAGTTCAAGAACAACAACGTGGCCGTGTACTCCATCCAGGGGAGGAGAGATCACATGGAGGATCGCTTCGAGGTGCTCACCGACATCAGCAACAAGAGCCACCCGTCCATATTCGGGATATTTGACGGTCACGGTGGAGAG GCTGCAGCTGACTATGTGAAGGCTCACCTGCCAGACTCCctgaagcagcagctgcaggcctttgagagggagaagagagagagctcAAACACTTACGGCAGCATCCTCGAGCAGCGCATCCTGAATGTGGATCGTGAGATGCTGGACAAGCTCTCTGCCAACCACGATGAAGCAG GAACGACATGTCTAGTAGCGCTGCTGTCAGACAGAGAACTCACAGTGGCCAACGTTGGAGACTCTCGCGGTGTGTTGTGTGACAAAGATGGGAATGCTGTTGCGCTATCACACGACCACAAGCCGTACCAGCTCAAAGAGCGCAAGAGGATCAAGAGAGCAG GAGGATTCATCAGTTTTAATGGATCCTGGAGAGTCCAGGGGATCCTGGCTATGTCCCGCTCTCTAGGGGACTACCCGCTGAAGAACCTCAACGTCGTCATCCCCGACCCCGACATCATGACCTTTGACATGGACAAGCTGCAGCCAGAGTTCATGATCCTGGCGTCAGACGGCCTGTGGGACGCATTCAGCAACGAGGAGGCCGTTCGGTTCGTCCGCGAGCGCCTGAACGAGCCTCACTTCGGCGCCAAGAGCATCGTCCTGCAGTCTTTCTACCGCGGCTGCCCCGACAACATCACCGTCATGGTGGTGAAATTCAAGAGTGGAGCTGGGGGGAGCAACAAAGGGGGGAATTAG